A window of the Cystobacter fuscus genome harbors these coding sequences:
- a CDS encoding zf-HC2 domain-containing protein yields MSTPIDEEIHDRLHAFVDGELEPAEAEAFRDHLGECTRCQEEMEDVLQLQSLGEQLARQQASPPLRTTPRPEKASRGRAFRPVWVHRTWLASAVGVSLAAALLFVLPRLSGSEEWGPEALALGPTRSLEGRLSWRGTSTYRPYAVNRSGNERPTEPVPLKVLARLEEEGDFQGVAAAHLLRGEREQAAEALERAPSTPDADSDRALALLSKGELEAALILLEDVLERDPNHSAALWNRGLVLRELELNLLAAQAFTRVAERNEPGWSTEARERAASLKARTEARSRRWVMALDANKALLEKGTPLPEGTLRDAPLLARESLYLSVWSAPSARRLRELLPLARELDAHYGARVLEPYVERMARRDFRQRGPLAATFSEVLAGRSAPGAAETFIRNIQAAGETDLLLGALPLLGLLPARLDEYTRAARELGDPWFLMDVELRRAEAQFAQTRLGEAEATVLTALPECERQGLDARCGELESFLTHLYTVQHRLVEAREHALHGRQRARATNNMELETRFLQHLSDISRDRGAFALARAYSNEAASRLP; encoded by the coding sequence ATGAGCACGCCCATCGATGAAGAGATTCATGATCGGCTGCATGCCTTCGTGGATGGCGAGCTGGAGCCCGCCGAGGCGGAGGCCTTTCGCGACCACCTCGGGGAGTGCACGCGCTGCCAGGAGGAAATGGAAGACGTGCTCCAGCTCCAGTCCCTCGGTGAGCAGCTGGCGCGGCAACAGGCATCCCCTCCGCTCCGGACGACCCCCCGCCCGGAGAAGGCCTCGAGGGGGCGAGCCTTCCGTCCCGTCTGGGTCCACCGCACCTGGCTGGCTTCTGCGGTGGGCGTGTCGCTCGCCGCGGCCCTGCTCTTCGTCCTTCCACGGCTGTCGGGCTCGGAGGAGTGGGGGCCCGAGGCGCTGGCGCTGGGGCCGACCCGCTCCCTCGAGGGACGGCTGAGCTGGCGGGGGACGAGCACGTACCGGCCCTATGCGGTGAACCGCTCGGGCAACGAGCGCCCGACGGAGCCGGTGCCGCTCAAGGTGCTGGCGCGGCTGGAAGAGGAGGGGGACTTCCAGGGTGTCGCGGCGGCGCACCTGCTGCGAGGCGAGCGGGAGCAGGCCGCCGAGGCCCTCGAGCGGGCGCCCTCCACACCGGACGCGGACAGTGACCGGGCCCTGGCCTTGCTGTCCAAGGGCGAGCTGGAGGCGGCGCTCATCCTGCTCGAGGACGTGCTCGAGCGGGACCCGAACCATTCCGCCGCGCTGTGGAACCGCGGGCTGGTGTTGCGCGAGCTGGAGCTGAACCTCCTGGCGGCCCAGGCCTTCACGCGCGTGGCGGAGCGCAACGAGCCGGGCTGGAGCACCGAGGCGCGCGAGAGGGCCGCGTCGTTGAAGGCACGGACCGAGGCGCGCTCCCGCCGGTGGGTGATGGCCTTGGACGCGAACAAGGCGCTGCTCGAGAAGGGCACGCCCCTGCCCGAGGGGACGCTGCGTGATGCGCCGTTGCTCGCGCGCGAGTCCCTGTACCTGTCGGTCTGGTCGGCCCCGAGCGCGCGGCGCCTCCGCGAGCTGCTGCCCCTGGCCCGGGAACTGGACGCCCATTACGGCGCCCGGGTCCTGGAGCCCTACGTCGAGCGCATGGCCCGGCGTGACTTCCGCCAGCGAGGACCGCTGGCGGCCACCTTCTCCGAGGTGCTGGCGGGACGGAGCGCCCCCGGCGCGGCGGAGACCTTCATTCGGAACATCCAGGCGGCGGGCGAGACGGATCTGTTGTTGGGGGCACTGCCCCTGCTCGGACTGCTCCCGGCCCGGTTGGACGAGTACACGCGGGCGGCGCGCGAGTTGGGAGATCCGTGGTTCCTGATGGACGTGGAGCTGCGACGTGCCGAGGCCCAATTCGCGCAGACCCGTCTGGGTGAGGCCGAGGCCACGGTGCTCACGGCCCTGCCCGAGTGCGAGCGGCAGGGGCTGGATGCGCGATGCGGGGAGCTCGAGTCGTTCCTCACGCACCTCTACACGGTGCAGCATCGGTTGGTGGAAGCGCGCGAGCACGCGCTCCACGGTAGGCAGCGCGCACGCGCCACGAACAACATGGAGTTGGAGACGCGGTTCCTCCAACATTTGAGCGACATCAGCCGTGACCGGGGCGCGTTCGCCCTGGCCCGGGCCTACTCGAATGAAGCGGCTTCACGGCTGCCCTAG
- a CDS encoding RNA polymerase sigma factor, translating into MREHEAALHATALRLCGNSTDARDLVQDTLEKGLRNLARFQPGTNGRAWLLTILNRLFIDRCRSRKREPRADVSPESLEEHVAQPEREDAPAWATLGPDALHAALERLPEEFRTVYRLHALEGRSYQEIAQSLGIPKATVGTRLIRARRRLKELLIPPTSGQDTSR; encoded by the coding sequence GTGAGGGAGCATGAGGCGGCGCTTCATGCCACCGCGCTCCGGCTGTGCGGCAATTCCACGGACGCGCGGGATCTGGTGCAGGACACCCTCGAGAAGGGCCTGCGCAACCTCGCGCGCTTCCAGCCTGGGACGAACGGACGGGCCTGGCTGCTCACCATTCTCAACCGCCTCTTCATTGACCGGTGCCGCTCGCGCAAGCGCGAACCCCGTGCGGACGTGTCCCCGGAGAGCCTCGAGGAGCACGTGGCGCAACCCGAGCGCGAGGACGCTCCGGCGTGGGCCACGCTGGGGCCGGACGCCCTGCACGCGGCGCTGGAGCGGCTTCCCGAGGAGTTTCGCACCGTGTACCGGCTCCACGCCCTGGAGGGCCGCTCCTACCAGGAGATCGCCCAGAGCCTGGGCATTCCCAAGGCCACGGTGGGCACGCGCCTCATTCGCGCGCGCCGCCGGTTGAAGGAGCTGCTGATCCCCCCCACCAGCGGACAGGACACCTCCCGATGA
- a CDS encoding CHAT domain-containing protein, giving the protein MRLHGSGWGVGLVLAAVAAGALFFFARPRKPSGDVWLARTQTRAREARLGYPAADVYRPHSPVRAGASTLLPPPLLQELAALEEAQDFHGLAAAYLLRGNATQAAVYLDKAGHSPDVDCDRALLALDRGDLPEALVLLDGVLTASPRHPRALWNRGLVLRELGLGLMAADAFERVASVGEPGWSTEAKQRAEELRRQVEAHQSAYARALEVGNAMRAGGPVPLEQARAFPGLFRLFFYDALRAAPTRERTLELLPLAQALDTHEGQDTLVALVYHVAGRDFSRRGPLAREHDRLRREHGPPAGWRALIEQSRRAGETDVLMGALFHSQSIPAHLEDYEALAASTNDTWFTLLAAHWRAEAVQKLGDRVHAEQLLQAALRTCSTSRLDYRCAELENDLAFVYSVLHRPADARHHALAGLQRARRDHDWVMEIRLLLALGQIAYVALSPPLAEAWFGEALARAPRDCRMVQGIQQNLAVMYQLALRPAEARARLELARACGPLNQLSGVAVLAELARSSTQLDEDAKHFGAALASLRASGTLNPGEQLLLAHYEARFELERDPARGRELLRGNLEDAAKLAREDVNARKARTASYSSLMFDAGGAGDFEAALALFAEEQGMPVPERCSLAVAVDDERTLLVARGPEGGVRGQQDASRTTPFREAEGLVPAPLLEVLRPCERIQVLARPPVQGHAGLLPPELPWSYHVGRAAPLHPAPVAARHLVVSDVEPPAALGLPRLKAWAPGEPDVRRGVLSGASATPGRVLAEMVDATELEIHAHGLLNPEVSDASLVVLSPEPDGRYALTAREVRAQTLRGSPVVILAACRAAYTAPFLHESFSLPVAFVEAGARAVFAATVDLPDAEAGPFFESVRGRIRAGATPSVALRDERQLWLQRSHAPWVRDVLLFE; this is encoded by the coding sequence GTGAGGCTCCATGGAAGCGGGTGGGGCGTGGGGCTGGTGCTCGCCGCGGTCGCGGCTGGAGCGCTCTTCTTCTTCGCGCGGCCGCGAAAGCCCTCGGGGGATGTGTGGCTCGCCCGGACGCAGACGCGCGCTCGCGAGGCCCGCCTCGGCTACCCGGCCGCCGATGTCTACCGCCCCCACTCCCCCGTGCGCGCGGGAGCCTCCACCCTGCTCCCTCCACCGCTCCTCCAGGAGCTCGCCGCGCTCGAGGAGGCCCAGGACTTCCACGGCCTCGCCGCCGCGTATCTGCTGCGCGGCAACGCCACCCAGGCCGCGGTGTACCTGGACAAGGCCGGGCACTCCCCGGACGTGGACTGCGACCGCGCCCTCCTCGCCCTGGACAGGGGAGACCTCCCCGAGGCGCTGGTGCTGCTCGACGGCGTGCTGACCGCCTCCCCCCGGCACCCGCGGGCGCTGTGGAATCGCGGACTGGTGCTGCGTGAGCTCGGCCTGGGCCTGATGGCCGCCGACGCCTTCGAGCGTGTCGCCTCCGTGGGCGAGCCCGGCTGGAGCACCGAGGCGAAGCAGCGCGCGGAGGAACTGCGCCGACAGGTGGAGGCGCACCAGTCCGCCTACGCCAGGGCCCTCGAGGTCGGCAACGCGATGCGCGCCGGAGGCCCCGTCCCGCTGGAGCAGGCCCGCGCCTTCCCGGGACTCTTCCGCCTCTTCTTCTACGATGCGCTGCGCGCCGCCCCCACGCGGGAGCGGACGCTGGAGCTGCTCCCACTGGCCCAGGCGCTGGACACGCACGAGGGCCAGGACACCCTGGTGGCGCTGGTGTACCACGTGGCCGGGCGGGACTTCTCCCGCCGGGGGCCGCTGGCGCGCGAGCATGATCGGCTCCGCCGCGAGCACGGCCCTCCCGCCGGGTGGCGGGCCCTCATCGAGCAGTCCCGCCGGGCGGGTGAGACGGACGTGCTCATGGGCGCGCTCTTCCACAGCCAGTCCATCCCCGCCCACCTGGAGGACTACGAGGCGCTCGCCGCCAGCACCAATGACACCTGGTTCACCCTGCTCGCCGCGCACTGGCGCGCCGAGGCCGTGCAGAAGCTCGGAGACCGTGTCCACGCCGAGCAGCTTCTCCAGGCCGCGCTGCGCACCTGCTCCACGAGCAGGCTGGACTACCGCTGCGCCGAGCTCGAGAACGATCTCGCCTTCGTCTATTCCGTGCTCCACCGCCCCGCCGACGCACGCCACCACGCGCTCGCCGGGCTCCAGCGCGCCCGGCGAGACCACGACTGGGTGATGGAAATACGCCTGCTCCTCGCACTGGGGCAGATCGCGTACGTCGCGCTCAGCCCTCCGCTGGCGGAGGCCTGGTTCGGTGAGGCGCTCGCACGGGCGCCCCGGGACTGCCGCATGGTGCAGGGCATCCAGCAGAACCTCGCGGTGATGTACCAGCTGGCCCTGCGTCCCGCCGAGGCCCGCGCGCGCCTCGAGTTGGCGAGGGCGTGCGGCCCGCTCAACCAGCTCTCCGGCGTGGCCGTGCTCGCCGAGCTGGCCCGCTCCAGCACCCAGCTCGACGAGGACGCGAAGCACTTCGGGGCCGCGCTGGCGTCCCTCCGGGCCAGCGGGACGCTCAACCCCGGCGAGCAGCTCCTGCTGGCCCACTACGAGGCCCGCTTCGAGCTGGAGCGTGACCCGGCCCGGGGCCGCGAGCTGCTGCGAGGCAATCTGGAGGACGCGGCGAAGCTCGCGCGCGAGGACGTGAACGCCCGCAAGGCCCGCACGGCCAGCTACTCCTCGTTGATGTTCGACGCGGGCGGGGCCGGGGACTTCGAGGCCGCGCTGGCGCTCTTCGCCGAGGAGCAAGGCATGCCGGTACCGGAGCGCTGCTCGTTGGCGGTGGCCGTGGACGACGAGCGCACCCTGCTGGTGGCTCGCGGCCCCGAGGGAGGTGTGCGGGGCCAGCAGGACGCGAGCCGCACCACCCCCTTCCGCGAGGCCGAGGGGCTCGTGCCCGCCCCCCTTTTGGAGGTGCTCCGTCCGTGTGAGCGCATCCAGGTGCTCGCGCGTCCCCCCGTGCAGGGGCACGCGGGTCTGCTGCCCCCCGAGCTGCCCTGGAGCTACCACGTGGGCCGCGCCGCTCCCCTCCACCCGGCTCCCGTCGCGGCCCGTCACCTGGTCGTCTCCGACGTGGAGCCCCCGGCGGCGCTCGGCCTGCCTCGGCTCAAGGCCTGGGCTCCGGGCGAGCCGGACGTGCGGCGCGGCGTGCTCTCCGGGGCCTCGGCCACTCCCGGACGGGTGCTCGCGGAGATGGTGGACGCCACCGAGCTCGAGATCCACGCCCACGGCCTGTTGAATCCCGAGGTCTCGGACGCCTCGCTGGTGGTGCTGTCCCCGGAGCCGGACGGGCGTTACGCCCTGACGGCCCGCGAGGTCCGCGCACAGACCCTGCGGGGCTCGCCGGTGGTCATCCTGGCGGCCTGCCGCGCGGCGTACACCGCCCCCTTCCTGCACGAGTCCTTCAGCCTGCCGGTGGCCTTCGTGGAGGCCGGAGCCCGTGCCGTCTTCGCCGCCACCGTGGACCTTCCGGACGCCGAGGCCGGTCCCTTCTTCGAGTCCGTGCGTGGGCGCATCCGGGCCGGGGCCACGCCCTCGGTGGCGCTCCGGGACGAGCGTCAGCTCTGGCTTCAGCGCTCCCACGCGCCCTGGGTCCGCGACGTGCTGCTCTTCGAGTGA